Proteins co-encoded in one Cucurbita pepo subsp. pepo cultivar mu-cu-16 chromosome LG15, ASM280686v2, whole genome shotgun sequence genomic window:
- the LOC111811098 gene encoding bet1-like SNARE 1-1 encodes MNARRELRNNRVALFDGIEEGGVRASSSYSSHEIEEHDNEAALGGLQDRVLLLKRLTGDINEEVESHNRMLDRMGNDMDSSRGVLSGTMDRFKTVFDPKSRPKMFSLVALFVAIFFIVYYLTR; translated from the exons ATGAACGCGAGAAG GGAATTGCGCAACAATAGGGTTGCTCTCTTCGATGGCATTGAGGAGGGTGGTGTTAGGGCCTCATCTTCATACTCCTCCCATGAAATTGAGGAGCATGATAATGAAGCAGCATTAGGAGGCTTGCAAGACAGAGTCCTCCTGTTGAAGAGG TTGACAGGTGACATAAATGAGGAGGTGGAGAGTCATAACCGCATGCTGGATAGGATG GGCAATGATATGGATTCATCAAGAGGAGTGTTGTCGGGCACTATGGATCGATTCAAGACG GTATTTGATCCCAAGTCAAGACCGAAGATGTTCTCACTAGTCGCACTTTTCGTGGCAATTTTCTTCATCGTGTACTATCTCACAAGGTAA